One Halobacterium wangiae genomic window, CGGGGTGGACGTGTGGGCGACGTGGACGGTCGCTCCAGCCTCGCTACCGACCGTCACGGCGCGTTCGACGGCGGCCGCCTCTGCCCCGGCGGTGCGGTAGGCGCTCCACGCGTCGGCGTCGTCGCGCTCCTTCGCTGCGCTATCGAAGCGGTCGGCGTCCTCCGCGTGGACCGTGACGACGACGTCCTCGTCCGCCGCGAGCTCACAGGCCTCGCGGAACAACGCGGCCTCGATACCCATGTCGCCCGTCGAGTCCGCGAGGAACACCTCGCCGAGCGCGAACAGTGGTCGGTTGAACAGCGAGTCGGGGTCCCAGTCGGGCGTGACGCCGCCGTTGATGCCCCAGTCGACGAGCGAGTCGGCGGCGAACGCTGCCTTCTCGTCGAACGCCGCGCCCGTCACCGTCGCCGGGTCCGTGTTCGGCTGGTCGACGACGGTGGTGACGCCGCCCGCGGCCGCGCTACGCGACCCCGACGCCCACGTCTCCTTGTGGCCGTAGCCCGGCTGGCGGAAGTGGACGTGGACGTCGATCATCCCCGGGAGGAGCAGTTTGCCGCTGGCGTCGACGAGTTCGTCGCCAGCGAGGGACTCGCCGACGGCGTCGATGCGGCCGTCGTCGCCGACGCGCACGTCCCGCGTCCGGCCGTCCGCGAGCGTGGCGTTCCGGATGACCTGCATACGCGGACTCTCTCGGCAGCGCGCCTAAGTGCTGCGGAGCCAGTCGGGCGGGGTGACGCGCGTCTCGTTCACGCCCGTGACGCGGAACTCGAGTGACTGGCTCGCCGCCGTTCCACTGTCCTGGAAGCGGACGCGCAACGAGTACGCTCGAACGAACCCGCGGTCGTCGACGACGAGGCGTGCGCTCACACGCTCTACGTGCTCTCGCTTCCAGGGAACGTACGAGGCGTCTTCTGCCGACTCGAGGGAATCAGATTCGAAGACGTACGCGCCGTCGCGGTGTCCGCTGAATTCGTAGTCGAAGCTCGCGACGACCGCGGGGAGGGGCAACTGCACTTCGGACGCCCAGACGTAGTTGGAGTGGAACGCGTACTGTGGCTCCGTGCGCGCCCGATACTCGGTCTCCTCGCCGCTATCGTCGTACTCGACGTACCTGCCGCTGCGGTTCACGTACGTCGTCTCTGTCGAAGCGCCGTCCGGCCGTACGTATCGTTCGTTGAGGGTGGCTCGCCTCAACGGCTGGTCCAAGTGTAGTTCGGTGGCTCGAACGACGCTCCCGTTTTTCGCCTGACTGAGCTCGATGCGGTACGAGGAAGCGTTTTCGAGCGCCCTCCTGTGGCTGTCGTACAACGCTCTGACGTCGGCCTGGTCCCCGTTCGTGACCGTTCGGACGACGGCGTCGTCGCTGTAGTCCGGCGCTGGACCCGTTGGAGCGGTCAGACAGCCTGCGGGAGCGACGAGGAGGACCACTGCAAGGGCGGCACACACCTCTCGCATATTCCCGCCTCGTTCGTGTCAGAGATAATTCTTCTGGTAGCTCTACGTTCCCACCCGCCGGACGTCCGGGTCGGCGTCCCCGACGAGCGTGGCCTCCAGTTCGTCGCGCACGCGCCCGGTGTCGCCGCCGCTGGCCGCGACGCTCCCCACGGAGTCTGGGTCGAAGGGGACGCCTAGCGCCGGGTAGACGTCGGCGAGCACGCTCACGATCTCCTCGCGGTCGTCGACGACGAGCACGCCCGAGGTGAGCGCCGCGCCCTTCGTCACGCGCTGGGCGACGCCCGCGAGTTTCCCGTCCGCGGAGACGGAGTGGTCGCCCGGGCAGAACGAGTCCGGCGGTTCGCCCTCGCTCGCCTGGACTCCCACGGCGTCGAGCGCGCCGACGACGTCCGCGACCATCGCGTCGTAGCGCTCGGAGAGTCCCGTCCGGAGGTCCGCGACCGGTTCGATGCGCGCGAACGCCAGCGTCGTCTCCGTGTACGCGACGGCCCGCCCGCCGACGCCGCGCTCGACCGGCGGGAAGCCGTGGTCGCGGGCCGCCGCCTTCGCGTCGCTGTAGCCGTCCTCGTTCGCGTCCCGCCGCCCGAACGCTAGCTGCCGACCGGGCGCCCACACGCGGACTGCCGGCTCGCCGTGCTCGCGGACGAACTCGAGGAGGTCCCGGGTCACCTCGCGGTCCGCGTCCCGACTGCTCGCTCGACCGCGCAGCACTCGCATACGGTCGCTACGGACCGACGCCCGTAACTCTTCTCGGTTCCAACCCGGCGCATGGTCACGCTGGACGGCGACGTCCTACGCCGGTACCCGCGCGTCTCCCGTTACAACTCCCCGTACCCCGCTCACGACGCGGGGTGTGCCGTCGACCTGTATCCTGGCACTGACCGTGCTGGGAGTCCCGTCGCCGGCGACGTCGTCGAGACGCGGACCGTGCGCTGTCCAGACCAGCCGTACGCCGAGGACGAAGACCACCTCGTCGTCGTGGACACGGGCGAGTACCTGGCACGCATGCTCCACGTCGACCCGGCGGTCGAACCCGGCGACACTCTCGCCGTGGGCGACCACGTCGGTCGGCTGGTGCGCTCGGGCTTCTTCGCGCCGTGGGTCGACAACCACGTCCACCTCGGGTTCCGCGAACGCGACCAGAACGCGGTGCGGGCCTCGGGGTCGCTGCCGCTCGACCTCGGGTTGCCGGTCGAGTCGGTGGCCTGGGACGGCACCGGCCGCGTCGTCGAGACGGGCGAGACGTGGGCGCGCCTCGACGCGCCCGAACACCCCGCGCCCGGCGAGACGTTCGCGGGACTCGCGGCCGACGACGGCGCGGTCATCGACGGCGGCCTCCCGCACTACGAGGCCGGCGGTGCGACCGGCGACGCCGACACCGTCTCGCTGCTCGGCACCGTCGTCGGGGACCGCCGCAACGACCGGACGGTGACGTGGCGGGACGTCACGCCGACCGCGAACGGTGTCCCGATCCGGGGGCTGTCGCTGTGGCTCGGCGTCGACGACCTCGGCCTGAAACTCGTCTGTCCCGGCCACGACCTCTCGGTCGGCGACCGCGTCGACGTGGGGTTCCGGGAGCAGTAGTCCCCTCGCGGTCTACGCGGTCGCGTCCGTCTCGGCCGTGGTGTCGGCGTCCACGTCGTAGCCCGCGGTGTGGAACGAGCCGAGGCAGTTGTAGAGGCCGCGCTCGTAGATGTCGGGCACCTTGCTGATGCCGATGTGGGACCCGATCTTCGCGTCCGCCCAGTAGGCGCTGTGCGGTCCCTCGAACAGCCGGCGCAGCAGGCGGGGGTCGACGTCCATCTTCACCCAGCCGTCGTAGTCGTCCGTGTCGACGTCGTGGACGACCCTGTAGCCCTCGCCGTCCATCGACAGTTCGAGGCAGGCGTCGTCGACGAGCGGCAGGAGCACGGTCGTGTCGCTGCTGAAGCCGATCTTCTCGCGTTTGGACTCCAGGCTCTCGTAGGCGTGGGGGAGGTAGGCTTTCAGTTCGTCGAGGGTGGGCATCGGGTCCGCCTCGTAGTCGAAGCTGCGCTCGGCGAGCACCTCGTCGATGTACTCCTGTTTGGCCTCCTTGTCGAGGGGTTCGAACGGCGCGGACACCTCCCTCGCGTCGAGGTCGACGTACTCGCCGGTGTTCAGGAAGACACACTCGTGGTCGTCGCTCGTGTGCTCGTCGAAGAACGCCTTCGCCTGCTCGCGTGGCGGGTTCGCGGTGTACTGGTTCAGGTCCGCGAGGTCGCCCGCGAGGACGTACTCGCCCGCGAACGGCATGTAGTAGTCCGGTTCGAAGAGGTCGACGAAGTTGAGCGCGAGTTCGTGTTTCTCCTGGATGACGCGGTCGCGCTCGGAGATCATCTCCTCGTGGGTGTAGTTCGTCACCGCCTGTGGGTAGAACTGCGCGGCGCTGTACTGGTGGCACAGCAGGTCGACACTCCCGTAGTCCTCCTTCACCTGCTCGCAGGTCGGCTCCACGAGCGGGTACGGGCAGTCGTTCGTGTTCACGACGACGTGGTCGCCGTCGTCGATGACCGCCATCGAGTCGACCTGTGTCGACCCCGTCTTGTCGGCCTCCGTGTCGTACCAGGTGCAGCCGAAGAAGTTCCCGCAGAGTTCGGGGTCGCAGCCGTCCGCCGCGAGCACGTTGATGTGAACGTCGCCTTTCAGCTGCGTGCGGTCGTCGTGGGCGAGCTCGATGACCTCGAAGCCGAGGTCCTCGATTGCGTCCCGGAGGTAGTCCCAGCGGTAGTCGTGGATGAGCACGGGGATGTCCGTGTCCATCCGCCGGAGCGTCGCGGGGTCGAAGTGGTCCGGGTGGATGTGCGAGATGTAGATGTAGTCGAGGTCGTCGAAGTCCTCCGGCCCCTTCGCCGGTTCCGGGTAGTGGCACCACGATCCGTAGTACGCGCCGTCGACGAGCCACGGGTCACACAGGATGTCCGCGTCCTCGGCCTCGATGTGGATGGCGGCTGACGACAGGTACGTTACTTGCATACGTCCCGCTGAGGTGGTGTCGGGGCTTTGTTATCACTCGAGTACCGCCCGGAAGGCGGAGGCAGAACAGCCGTTACCGTGGGGCTTCAGCCGGGTAACGCCCCGCTACGAGCGCGCTCCCAGTAGGCGCTCCTTACCGCGAGCTATCGGGAGTACGGGCCGGCTCAGACGAACTCGACGTCCGTCCGCTGCGCGCCCTCGCCGAACAGCCAGGTGGCGTGCTCGACGGCGTACTCGTGGTGTTCGTCCTCGATGTAGCCGATCGCGTCCTCGACGACGACGGGACGGTAGTCGCGGAGGCCGGCGGAGCTAGCGGTGTGGAGCACGCAGACGTTCGCCAGCGTGCCACAGAGCAGCAGGTCGTCGATCGCGTGGGCGTCGAGGTACCCCTCGAGTTCGGTCTGGTAGAACGCGTCGTACGTGTGCTTCTCGACGACGTGGTCGTCCTCGCGGACGTCGAGGTCCTCGTGGAGTTCGGCGTCCCACGTCCCCTCGACGACGTGCTCGCCCCAGCGCTCGAACTCGTCGTAGTAGTGGTTCCCCTCGAACTGCTCGGGCGGGTGGACGTCACGCGTGTAGACGACGCTCGCACCGGCGTCCCGCACACGCGAGACGAGGTCGGTGACCGGGTCGAGGGCGTCCTCGCTGGCGGGCGCGTAGAGGCTGCCGTCCGGGTGACAGAAGCCGTTCTGCATGTCCACGACGACGACTGCAGTGGTGTCTGGGTCGAGGTTCATGTTCGAGCCTACGTCGTGCCCGCCAAAAAACGGTGTGCGAGTGGCCCACGTGGGAACCCAGTGGTCACGAGTCCGGTTACGTGACGTACTCCTTGACGCTCCACGCGCCACCGCTGGCCATCGCCGCGGCGAGCACGCCGAACACCACGCTGTTGATCAGCGCCTGCCCCGTGTCCAGCGAGAAGCCACTCTGGTTCTCGAAGGTCGGCATCTGCTGGGCGGCGAGGAACTCCGCGAAGAAGACGAGTGCGACGGTCCCGACGAGTGCGCCGGCGCCCGCCGCGACCATCGCCTTCCGGGACCCGCCGCCGATGCGTGCGCCGACGAGCAGTCCCGCGACGGCCGCGATACCGAACGCGACGAACGGCGCGTTCTGGAACACGGAGTTCACGAGGTTCGCCGTGTACTGCTTGTCCTGGTAGGCCCGTTCCTCGGCAGAGAGGTCCTGCTGGAAGCCGTCCTGCGTGAGTTCCATCCCGCCGACCGACCCCATCAGGAACACCAGCAGTCCGAGTGCGACGCCGACGACGGCCATCGTGACGGCGATGGCCTTGACGTGTTCTTTCGTCTCCGGTTCCTCGAGCAGGTCGGTCACCGACTTCGAGCCGTGCCGTGGCTGCTGCGGTTCGTTCGGCGACGATCGAACGCCCCCTTCGTTGCCATTCCCTGACATACAGGCCACGATTCGAGTGGGGGTACTTAATCCCTCGCGTCATCTCGGCTCTGCGTCTCACACCGACTGCGACCGTGCGCAGCCTTTTACCCCCCGAGACCCACAGTTTTGGTAATGGCACGCCGCACTCTGGCCGTCGGACTGGTTCTCCTCGTGGTACTCGCGGGCTGTCAGTCGGTGTCGTTCTCCGGCGACACCACGGAACCGGAGACCACCCAGCCGACCACCACCGCGACCAACACGACCAGCGAGTCGGAGTTCGACTTCGCGGACCCCGACTCGGACGTACTGGGGTGGGAGAACGGCTACTGGTACAACGAATCGATACCGGTCGACGTTGGTGACGGGCTGAACGAGACCGAGCGCAACGCGACCGTCGACCGCGCGATGGCGCGCGTCGAGCAGATCCGGGGCATTGAGTTCGAGGAGCGAGTGCAGGTCGAGGTCATCTCCCGGGACACGTACCGCCAGGAGTACGCGGACTCCACCAACGCGACCGAGGCGCTGCGGACGTTCGACGACACGAAGTTCGAGGCGCTGTTCCTCGTCGGTGAGGACGAGAACTCCATCGACGTTCAGGAGTCCAACCGCGGCGAGAACGTCCTCGGGTTCTACACCCCGAAGGACGACCGCATCGTGATCATCTCCGAGTCGGAGACGCCGACCATCGAGGAGACCACGCTCGGCCACGAACTGGTCCACGCCCTCCAGTTCCGGAACTTCGACGCCAACTTCTCCTCGCAGACCCGTGACGCGTCGAACGCCCGTAACGGCCTCATCGAGGGCGAAGCGCGCTTCGTCGACAGACAGTACGGCGACAACTGCGGGACGAACTGGAGCTGTGTCTCCCCCGAGGCGGGTGGTGGTGGCGGCGGTGACCTCCACCTCGGCATCTACATCATGAAGTACTTCCCGTACAGCGACGGGCCGGGCTTCGTCGAGCACTTCTACGCCGAGGACGGCTGGTCGGGCGTCGCGGACCTCTACGAGGACCCCGCGGAGTCCTCCGAGCAGGTCGCCCTGCCCGAGAAGTACGGCTCCGACCGCCCCGGGAACCCCACGCTGCGGGACCGCTCGTCGGCCGACTGGGAGCGGGTCACCGTCGACGGCCGGGCGCCGTAC contains:
- a CDS encoding DUF7537 family lipoprotein, whose product is MREVCAALAVVLLVAPAGCLTAPTGPAPDYSDDAVVRTVTNGDQADVRALYDSHRRALENASSYRIELSQAKNGSVVRATELHLDQPLRRATLNERYVRPDGASTETTYVNRSGRYVEYDDSGEETEYRARTEPQYAFHSNYVWASEVQLPLPAVVASFDYEFSGHRDGAYVFESDSLESAEDASYVPWKREHVERVSARLVVDDRGFVRAYSLRVRFQDSGTAASQSLEFRVTGVNETRVTPPDWLRST
- a CDS encoding cysteine hydrolase family protein, with translation MNLDPDTTAVVVVDMQNGFCHPDGSLYAPASEDALDPVTDLVSRVRDAGASVVYTRDVHPPEQFEGNHYYDEFERWGEHVVEGTWDAELHEDLDVREDDHVVEKHTYDAFYQTELEGYLDAHAIDDLLLCGTLANVCVLHTASSAGLRDYRPVVVEDAIGYIEDEHHEYAVEHATWLFGEGAQRTDVEFV
- a CDS encoding lipoate--protein ligase family protein; translated protein: MRVLRGRASSRDADREVTRDLLEFVREHGEPAVRVWAPGRQLAFGRRDANEDGYSDAKAAARDHGFPPVERGVGGRAVAYTETTLAFARIEPVADLRTGLSERYDAMVADVVGALDAVGVQASEGEPPDSFCPGDHSVSADGKLAGVAQRVTKGAALTSGVLVVDDREEIVSVLADVYPALGVPFDPDSVGSVAASGGDTGRVRDELEATLVGDADPDVRRVGT
- a CDS encoding dihydroorotase, coding for MQVIRNATLADGRTRDVRVGDDGRIDAVGESLAGDELVDASGKLLLPGMIDVHVHFRQPGYGHKETWASGSRSAAAGGVTTVVDQPNTDPATVTGAAFDEKAAFAADSLVDWGINGGVTPDWDPDSLFNRPLFALGEVFLADSTGDMGIEAALFREACELAADEDVVVTVHAEDADRFDSAAKERDDADAWSAYRTAGAEAAAVERAVTVGSEAGATVHVAHTSTPEGVDAARAGGATCEVTPHHLFLSRVDLDELGTFGRMNPPLRSEERREALFDRLADGRVDVVATDHAPHTREEKDASIWDAPSGVPGVETALPLLLQAASEGELTYERVRDVTAANPAAIFDLPRKGRIEAGRDADLVLVDPDDSREIRGADCHSNCGWTPFEGMEGVFPEWTMVRGTVVWDGETFVDHAGENVRS
- a CDS encoding Hvo_1808 family surface protein — translated: MARRTLAVGLVLLVVLAGCQSVSFSGDTTEPETTQPTTTATNTTSESEFDFADPDSDVLGWENGYWYNESIPVDVGDGLNETERNATVDRAMARVEQIRGIEFEERVQVEVISRDTYRQEYADSTNATEALRTFDDTKFEALFLVGEDENSIDVQESNRGENVLGFYTPKDDRIVIISESETPTIEETTLGHELVHALQFRNFDANFSSQTRDASNARNGLIEGEARFVDRQYGDNCGTNWSCVSPEAGGGGGGDLHLGIYIMKYFPYSDGPGFVEHFYAEDGWSGVADLYEDPAESSEQVALPEKYGSDRPGNPTLRDRSSADWERVTVDGRAPYGEVGVGGLTAMFAYPAYHEDRQGFVLSPQEFLNTDGGAVDRNDPFNYTTTPVEGWDGERMWVYENGDGETAYTWRIAWDSEADAREFAETYRSLLEYWGAEQRDDGVWRIPEGESEFADAFRVTVSGDRVTIVNAPTVDQLGDVHARQ
- a CDS encoding MBL fold metallo-hydrolase, which translates into the protein MQVTYLSSAAIHIEAEDADILCDPWLVDGAYYGSWCHYPEPAKGPEDFDDLDYIYISHIHPDHFDPATLRRMDTDIPVLIHDYRWDYLRDAIEDLGFEVIELAHDDRTQLKGDVHINVLAADGCDPELCGNFFGCTWYDTEADKTGSTQVDSMAVIDDGDHVVVNTNDCPYPLVEPTCEQVKEDYGSVDLLCHQYSAAQFYPQAVTNYTHEEMISERDRVIQEKHELALNFVDLFEPDYYMPFAGEYVLAGDLADLNQYTANPPREQAKAFFDEHTSDDHECVFLNTGEYVDLDAREVSAPFEPLDKEAKQEYIDEVLAERSFDYEADPMPTLDELKAYLPHAYESLESKREKIGFSSDTTVLLPLVDDACLELSMDGEGYRVVHDVDTDDYDGWVKMDVDPRLLRRLFEGPHSAYWADAKIGSHIGISKVPDIYERGLYNCLGSFHTAGYDVDADTTAETDATA